In the bacterium SCSIO 12741 genome, AAATGGCCTTGGACCTTTGGTCAGAATTATCCTTGGTGGAAATACATCAACCGCCCCGTTGTTCAGCCTGACGAATTGGAATACATCAACCGAAAGTCTAAAATGGCTCAGGCCACGTGTTACATGGCTTCGGCTCGTGCCAATGCGACTTATAGAGGCAATGCTTTTGAGGATGTTGATCTGGTAGCCGCCTCTCATGATTACGATCGGGTAAAGGAATTGAAATTGGCTGCCGGTCGGTATTTTACCTACAGTGAGTCCAAAAGTGGTAAGCCTTTATGCATTATTGGTGTAGATGTGGCTGGTGTGTTGTATGGCAATCCCAATGCGGTGGGTAAAACCATTGAAGTAAACAAACGATCCATGCAGGTTATAGGAGTGCTGGAGCGTGAGGGAGAGAGTTTTTTGGGCAACAGTTCAGATCAGCAGATTTTTGTTCCGCTCAACTATGCACGGTCCTTTCTCGATATTCGCTCAGAGCAAACCAATCCCATGATTTTGGTAAAGGCCAAACCTAAAGTGGCCAATCAGGAATTGATTGATGAGTTAACCGGAATTATGCGGGCGGTAAGAAGGCAGAAACCCAAGCAGGACGATAATTTTGCCTTGAATCAAACCAGCATGCTGACCAATACTTTTAGCTCCGTATTTGACGTGATTAACATCGCTGGAATTATCATTGGTTTGTTTTCAGTGTTGGTTGGCGGTTTTAGCATTGCCAATATCATGTTTGTTTCGGTGAAAGAGCGAACTAACATCATTGGTATTCAAAAGGCCTTAGGGGCTCGGCAGTCGTTTATTCTGTTTCAGTTTTTGACCGAATCGGTGGTTCTTTGCCTTTTAGGGGGTACCATCGGTATCCTCATTGTGGGTGGATTGGCGCTTCTTATGAATGCCTTCGCCGATTTTTCATTAGTACTCACACTGGGCAACCTGGTATTTGGGGTGAGTGTGTCGGTTGGAATTGGATTAGTTTCTGGAATTCTTCCGGCTTTAGCTGCTGCTCGAATGGATCCTGTAGAGGCCATTCGTTCCAATTAGTCTAACCCTTCGATTGGATGGCCTGGAATAGGGCCTGGTAAAGTTCATCTGGTTTTTGAGTGCCTATGATCAGTGGAGTGCCATCTTTAAGGGTAATTCGCACCGCATTCCTACCGTGACAATAGAATTTGATCTTTCCTTTTCGGTGAAGGTTGTATACCGGGCGATTGAGGTAGAACCGGCTGTAGGGGGCTTTTTTTACCGCAGCCATGTCTTTAATCTTAATCTTTACTCTTCGCGCCGTCCACAATCCGTCAAGCAGTAATTCATCCTTTTCCAATTTCGTTTCCAAAAAGAGGATAAACATGAGGCCAACACTCAAAGCCAAAATACCTAATCCCATAAAAAAGAGGAAATCTCCGGAGAGCCACGATTCTTGAGAGAAAAGGTCACCTTCTTGGGTGAAATAGTAGGCAACGAAGCAAAAGAGAGCCAAAACCAGTCTCCGGTTCATCGAGTATCGGTTGCTACCCAAAAATTGACGTTCTATAAATGGGGGGTTATCGCTCATGCCATTCTACCAAATAAATAGTTTTAGTCGCCTTCGTCAATCGATAACGATGACTAATTCGATGGCCAACGACCCATACCACGTTTCCACCAGAAAGTAGAACAAAGGTATTTTCTTTTTCGGGCAGCGACAGTTTCAGGTCCGTTAGAAAATCGCTGATTTTCTTTTTTTGGCCCTTCATGCCCAAAGGCTGGAAGGTGTCGCCGGGTTGCCATTTACGTAGGGTAAGTGGAAATTTCAACTGATCCAAATCGAGCCAGGCCTGTCGGGTCGATGTTGGAATTGGGTCAGGAGTGGATGTCTCTCGACTAATGGATAGGTAGATCGGTTGATCAATTTTCGTATCCAGGTCAGAAATGGAAACCTCTTCTACCCGAGACTCCGATTTGGGTTCCACGAGCAAGTATTCCCGATCCCTCACCAGCCGGTGGGTGGGGCTAAAAAACTGCTTGCCCGATTGACCATGAAGAGTTTCCGCTATAGCCTGGCAGTCGTCATGGTTAAAGCCCATGTCCGAAATGAATTCGTAGAGATACAGAGCTTGGGCAGGAAGCCTTCTGAGCCCTTGAATTTCAATTCTTGTTTGAGCCTCTTCATTCTCCACCAGATTTTGGCGTTGGCGTTCTATTTCCTGTTGGTAGATAGCTTCTGCTTGTCGGATTCGTTGTGCATTTTCTGTGAGAGTTTTCTCGGCCTGAGGATAGATCTTTTTGATTTCTGGAATTACCTTCAATCGAATAGCGTTTCTTTGGTAGTCGGTGGATTGGTTACTGGAATCCTCTCGATAGGAAATCTTGTTTTTCTCTACATATTGATTGATCTCTTGTCGAGATAGGGCTAATAGTGGACGTAAGGTTTTATGGCGGACTGATGCAATACCGTGCAAGCCATGTAGACCTGTGCCACGAAATTGATTGAGTAGAATGGTTTCGGCTTCGTCGCCTTGATGGGTGCCTACTACCAGGTAATCAAGCTCGTGTTGTTCCAGTAAGGAGTAAAACCACGAATAGCGGAGTTCTCTTGCTGCCATTTGGGTGGAAATACCTCGTTCCTGAGCGAATCCTTTGGTGTCGAAAGATTGAATGTGAATGGGAATTTGTCGTTGCTTGGCCCATTGGGTGACAAAGACCTCATCTTCATCCGACTCTTCCTTTCGTAGTCCGAAATTCACATGAGCTAGTTCGATGTTCAAATTCATCTCCTGGAATAAGTGGGCCAGGCAAATAGAATCGCGGCCACCACTCACGGCGATGAGGTACTTTTTGCTCGACCATTCCGGAACCTGATTTTTCAGCCACTGAAGCAATCCTTCTTTCACCCGGTAAAGGTAGGGAATGAATAACTTTGCGGCATGTACGAGATTGGTAAGACCCTGGTGTCGGAGGATGTTTTTGCTAAAAAATTTGTGTGTGACCTGGCTGCTTGCAAAGGTGCTTGTTGCGTAGAAGGTGATGGTGGGGCTCCCCTAACTGACGAAGAAGCCAAAAAGATTGAAGACGATCTTCCTCAGATTAAACCTTACCTGCGTTCCGAAGGACTTGAAGCCATCGAGAAGGATGGAGTATGGTACGAAGACTCAACAGATGGCGAAAAGCTAACTACCCTGATTAATGGTGGAGAATGCGCCTTCGTAGCTTTTGATGATGATGGCACAGCTAAATGCGGAATTGAGCAGGCCTGGAAGGAAGGTAAAACCGATTTCAAGAAACCTGTCTCTTGCCACATGTACCCTGTTCGAATTCAAGAGTACCGAAACTTCACGGCCGTGAATTACCACCAATGGGACATCTGTAAAGCGGCATGTGATTGTGGCGAGAAATTGCAGGTTCCTGTATACCGTTTTTTGAAGGAATCACTCATCCGAAAATTTGGAGAAGAATGGTACCAGGAAATGGAGCGGGTAGACGAGCTACGAAATCAATAGTTTTTGGTTACAAACATCGATTTTAGGCATCTCGCTAAAAATCAATCACTTAACATTTTCGTAATCTGGAAGTTTCCTAAGCGTAACATCGGAAGTGTCGTCTCAATGACCTGAGAATATTGAGGTTGCTGAGGTTATTGACAAGTAATTAACAGCCCCTGCCTTTCAAGATAGACAAATTTCAAAGCGGCACAAGAAAATCGTCTGAAAAAAGATACTAGTTGGACGATGGCAAATATGAACCAAGTAATAGAGCGCTTTTCGAGAAATGCAAGCCGAAATTTCAACAGTTAGGTGTTAATTCGATATGTTGAAAACTAGCCCCAAATGTGAATTCTTTGCCGTTGACCCCATTCCTTTATTTAGACAAATTTGTATCAAGCGGTTCGGAACGGGGTAATTCACATCGGCGTTTCGCACAGAACAAAATCTATTAAAATTACGACGATCAGATTGTCCGTCGCTGGTAAAAAGGTACCAGGGATGGCTGTTTTGTCGGCTAAATGTATAAAAGAGTATAAGGGTATTATGGAAAAGCTGGAAACCAAAATCAAAGAAGTCCTGCCAGAGGACATTAACGAGGTAAAAACCCAGAAAGAACTTGAGAAAAACGAACCTATTCTAAGAGAAAACCCAAACCGGTTTGTTCTATTCCCTATTGAGCACGACGATATTTGGCAGCTTTACAAAAAATCGGAAGCCAGCTTTTGGACTGCTGAAGAAATTGACCTGCACCAAGACATTATTGATTGGGCTGATAAACTAAACGAAAACGAGCGCTACTTCATTAAGCACGTATTGGCCTTCTTTGCTGCTTCTGATGGTATCGTAAACGAAAACCTGGCCGAAAACTTTGTAGCCGAAGTACAATACACGGAGGCTAAATTCTTCTACGGATTCCAGATCGCCGTAGAGAATATCCACTCAGAAACTTACTCTTTGTTGATTGATACCTATATCAAAGACAGCGAAGAAAAGAACCGTCTGTTCAACGCTATCGAAACCATGGATTGCGTGAAGAAAAAAGCAGACTGGGCTTTGAATTGGATTGATAACGGAACCTTCGCGCAGCGCTTGATTGCATTTGCTGCTGTAGAAGGAATTTTCTTCTCTGGATCCTTCTGCTCCATTTTCTGGTTGAAGAAACGTGGACTTATGCCAGGATTGTCCTTCTCCAATGAGTTGATCTCAAGAGACGAAGGAATGCACTGTGACTTCGCTTGCTTGTTGTACAACAATCACCTGGTAAACAAACTACCTAAGTCGGAGGTGGAAACCATCATCCGTGATGCGGTAGAAATTGAAAAAGAATTCATCACCGAAGCTTTGCCTGTATCCTTGATCGGAATGAATGCAAAGTTGATGGCTCAATATATCGAATTCGTAGCAGACCGCTTGTTGGCCGAGCTGGGTAACGATAAAATCTACAACGTGGAGAATCCATTCGACTTCATGGAAATGATTTCCTTACAGGGTAAAACAAACTTCTTTGAGAAGCGCGTTGGTGAGTACCAAAAAGCCGGTGTGGCTAGCCAGGATAAAGCTGGACAGTCCTTCGACCTTGACGCGGATTTCTAAACCTGTTATCAAAAATTTTACTGAATTAAACATTTAGCGCAGCACTATGTATGTAATTAAACGCGACGGCAGAAAAGAGCTGGTGATGTTCGACAAGATCACCGCCCGTATCAAGAAATTGTGCTATGGCCTTTCTGAACACGTCGACCCGGTTAAGATCTCGATGAAGGTGATCGAAGGTCTTTATGATGGAGTAACTACTTCTGAATTGGATAACCTGGCTGCCGAGCAGGCCGCCTCTATGACGGTTCAGCATCCGGACTATGCTCAGTTGGCATCTCGTATTGCAGTTTCTAACCTGCACAAGAGTACAGATAAGTCATTCTCTAAAGTGATGACCGATCTATACAACTACGTGGATCCCAAAACAGATGAGCCTGCTCCATTGCTTGCCGATGATGTGTATGAAATCATCCAGGAAAATGCTGCGCAACTGGATTCTCACATCATTTACGATCGCGACTTCGGCTACGATTTCTTCGGGTTTAAAACCTTGGAAAGATCTTACCTGCTCAAAATGGACGGTAAGGTTGCTGAGCGTCCTCAGCACATGTTGATGCGTGTGTCTGTAGGTATCCACAAAGGAGATATCGAATCAGCTATCAAAACCTATGATTTGATGTCAGAGCGTTGGTTTACACACGCCACTCCAACGTTGTTTAATTCAGGTACACCTAAGCCTCAAATGTCGTCTTGCTTCCTGCTTTCCATGCAAGGAGACAGTATCGACGGTATTTACGATACCTTGAAGCAATGTGCTCAAATTTCCCAGTCCGCTGGTGGAATTGGCCTTTCTATTCACGATATCCGCGCCACTGGATCCTACATTAAGGGAACCAATGGAACCTCAAACGGTATTGTACCAATGCTTCGCGTATTCAACGACACGGCGCGCTACGTTGACCAGGGTGGAGGAAAACGTAAAGGATCCTTTGCGATTTACCTCGAGCCATGGCATGCTGACGTGATGGACTTCCTCGACTTGAGAAAGAACCACGGTAAGGAAGAGCAACGTGCACGTGACTTGTTCTACGCCCTTTGGATTCCAGACTTGTTCATGCAACGAGTAAAGGAAAACGGTGAGTGGACCTTGATGTGTCCAAATGAATGTCCTGGTTTGGGTGACACATGGGGACCAGAATTTGAAAAACTATACAACAAGTACGAGAAAGAAGGTCGTGGAAGAAAGACCATGAAGGCTCAGGATTTGTGGTTCAAGATTCTTGAATCTCAAATTGAAACAGGTACTCCATATATGCTGTACAAAGACGCTGCAAACGGCAAGTCTAATCAGCAAAACCTGGGTACCATCAAGTCTTCAAACTTGTGTACTGAGATTATTGAATACACCGCTCCGGATGAGGTTGCTGTATGTAACCTCGCTTCTTTGGCTTTGCCTAAGTTCGTGTCTGACGGTAAGTTCGATCACCAAAGACTATTTGACGTAACCTATCAGGCTACGATCAACTTGAACCGTATCATCGACAACAACTTCTACCCTGTTGAAGAGGCACGCAACTCAAACATGCGTCACCGTCCAATCGGATTGGGAGTTCAAGGATTGGCTGATGCCTTTATCCTGATGCGTTTCCCATTTGATTCAGATCAGGCTCGTGCGTTGAACCGTGAGATTTTTGAAACCATTTACTACGCTTCATTAACCGCTTCTAAGGACTTGGCTATTGAAGAAGGACCTTATGAGTCTATCAAAGGTTCACCGGTTTCTAAAGGTGAGTTCCAATACGATATGTGGGGTGTAACTCCTACCGATCGTTGGGAATGGGATGTATTGAAAGAAGAAGTGAAGAAGCACGGAGTTCGTAACTCCTTGTTATTGGCTCCAATGCCAACCGCCTCTACCGCTCAGATTTTGGGTAACAACGAGGCCTTCGAACCTTACACGTCAAACATCTATACTCGTAGAACACTTTCTGGAGAGTTTGTAGTAGTGAACAAGCACTTGTTACGTGATTTGGTAAATCTGGGAGTTTGGAGTGATAACTTGAAGAACAAGTTGATTGCTGCTAACGGATCCGTTCAAAATATTGATGAGATTCCTGAGAACCTAAAAGTACTTTACCGTACCGCTTGGGAATTGAGCCAAAAAGCAATTATCGAAATGGCTGCCGATCGTGGAGCCTACATCGATCAGTCTCAATCACTGAACATCTTTATGGAGAATGCAAACTTCGCCAAGTTGACGTCGATGCACTTCTACGGATGGGAAAAAGGGCTGAAAACAGGAATGTATTACCTACGGACCAAGGCGGCAAGAGACGCCATCAAGTTTACCGTAGACAAAGCTCAGTTGGAGCAGCCTGAAGAAGTAAAAGCTCATCAGGATGGCAAAATGAGCACCGAAGAATACGCCAAATGGTTGGCCGAGCAACGTTCCAAAGTAGAAGAAGGGGACGATTGCGAAATGTGCTCTGGCTGATAAGACGGAGCGCATTCGGTGAAACCACATGTGCTTTGGCTAAAAATGTAAAGGGCTTTTAAAGTCTACTGGAAAATATTCCATTTTTATTGAGAAGACCTCACAGGAAAAAGGATCTTAGTTGGTTCTTTGGCTTGTGAGGTTTTTTTGTTGGCATCAACCACATTGAACGAATGAATCAAACTTTGAGAACTCATCTCAATGGACTGAACCGAAGAAGTATCTGTTTTTCAAAAAAAGAATTCGATACCTCAAGGCAGTATTAAAAATCTATTTCTGGGCTGATCCGGAAATGGTTTAGATTTGAGGGAATCAATCGAATTGCAGGCCCAATCTTTATATCAATTTAAGAAGTTACCCCAGAAAATACGTGTAAGTCATTTTCCCATTTCCGACCGAAAACTGCCAGATTCGGTGGGAACTATCCTCAATATTCATCCAGATTGGACTGATCAGGTAGGAGTAAAGGGAGACTTCACGGGAAAAAATGATAATTTCCATTAAATGATAGAAACATCCAATTATCTCAAGGCGATTAAAGCCATTCATAATCTTATTCTTGAAGCTCGAAAAATGGCCTACGAGAAAAAAAATGATCATGTCTTGCCTGAGTTCTTGGACAGCCTTGAATACCTACCTGCTCTGTTGCTTGAAGAGAAAGACCGTTCAGATTTATTCATCGAGTCTTTGAGGGAGCTTTGTGAACAGTACAATTGCATGTGGATTTTAGATGAGTACCTTCGGTAGTGTATCAAAGACAGAAGATAGTTAAGAGGCCATTAAATTGGACTGTTATCAGGGTGCTTAAAAACGGGATATTTTTGACGATCAGCAGTTTTGAGTTAAATGGTCCTTGAAGCCGCCAAATTTGGAATAATGCCTCAATGTATGGTTAAGAAATTTTCAATAATTGGTTTTTTGGGTGAATTAAACCGTCTTTTTGGTCAGGTTGATAGCCACCAACCTTTTCAAAGAACCGAGCAACTCTCAACGGTTGGAATTTGGACTCAAGCATTAGAATTGGGGCTGTCAGTTGAGATTGAGGAATTAGATTTCTGGCCTGACTGGGAATATGGAAATTTAGAGGTGAGTGTAGATGATTTTTTGCATTCGACCATTGGTGAACTGAAAGATTCGACAGAACCTATGTTCGTGCTTTTCGACGATTGTTTCAGTTTGGAGTGCGTCTATGAAATGACGGCTTCGGAATTTCCAAATTTCTACGATCAATTTACGTCTAATGTGGACTCATGCTCTTTGATCCAACCTTTCGATCATGTTTTTTTATTCAAAAGCTTAAAACGGTTGATTCTCGTGCACCACGAGGGTAAATTGATAACGGTTTCTTGGTGAATCACAAAAAAAAGCCCCAATCTCAAAATGAAACCGGGGCTCTTAAACTGCAATAATATCTTTCTTAGTGGACCACCACCCGGTCTTGCCAGAGGAGGTTGTCGCCTGTAATGCGGACCAAATACATACCGGATTGAACACTTTCTAATCCAATAGTAGTTGTTTGGCCATTGGAGATTTCGCCTAAGTTTTCTTGATAAACCACTTGTCCATTGAGGTCAAACAATTCCAGGTTTACGTTTTGGGCATCGCCAGCCGCTTGAAGAAATAGTTGCCCTTCCACTGGATTCGGGTAAAGCGCAAAGTTTACTCCGTATTGCTCCAACTGGTTAATTCCAACCTCATTTCCACTTCCTCCATTGCCACCGCCATTGTTTGTGGTGTCAGCCTGGTGATCAGGGTGGTGAGGATCCGTCTTGTCATTGGGGTCGTAGCCGTAGGCCGCGTTCAATACTTCTTTGGTGCCCAGGTGCTGAACAAATACGACCACTTCCAGGTTGTCAAAATCCTCTACTGAGTGCTCTGTTTGGTGATCGATAGGATCATTAGCGCTACCCGGTAGGCGATAGTTTCCTTGAAATGAAAAGGAGCCCGTAAAATTGATCGTGGTATCCTTCGGAAGGTCACCGAGAACGAACTCACCACCGGAAGGCATCATTTTTTTCAATACCGCTTCAAACTCCGTCTCACCGTTTGATTTCTTGTTGTTGTAAGTGATTTTTTCTGTGATCATTACATACAACTTGTGAACCGGTCCAGCAATATCGCTAAGAGCCTTAAGCTCTACATTGTAATCCAGGGTTTTCCGGTTATCCTTCCACGTGAGGTGTGGAGTGATTTGCAGGTAGGAATAACGCTGCAATTCCTGATCCAGCTCCGTAGTTCCCATTTGAGGCGGGAAAAGGTCGTAATCACCGTTAATTTGCAAATTCGGAACACCGGTTACGCCATAGAGGCCACGACGGCTTCCCGCTTCTGAGGTGTAGTATGGATCACCCGATCCAGGCCAACTCATTTGGTATTTTACGATGGCAAACTTGCCTTTGTAGGCAGCGTTGTTTGCAATGATTTGATTTAAGTTTTCATTTCCACCTTTACACGGTCCGCATGTGGAGCTGGTAAATACTTCAATTAATGGAAATCGGGGGATGGAATCCTGAGCCATGGAAATGGAGCCAAAGGCCAGAATAGCAAGCAATGAGGTAGCAATTTTTTTCATCGTAAAAGCGAATTAGTAGACTAAATTACCGAATTAACACTCATTCAAACAAATAAAAAATCCAAGGGTTAGGTATTTGGCAAGCCACTTGACGAATGTGAAGTACGGATTCAGGGCAAAGGGATCCTGATTAGTTGGAATCTCTCCATGGCAAGAATGGACTGATTCGGCTTTAGCTCATTCCAAATTACAAGGGCTTAAAACACCAATTCCACCAAATAATAGCCACAAGCCGTCAACCAAAGAATTCCAATAAGATTCAATGCAAATCCCACCTTGGCCATCTGCGGCATTCGAATAAAACCACTGGAATAAACCACGGCATTAGGCGGTGTAGAAATAGGCATCATAAAAGCACAGCTGGCCGCCAAAGTAACGGGTACGGTGAGCTGATAGGGATGCAGTCCCATGCTTTCCGATACGCCAATGATGACAGGAATAAGAACAGTAACGAGTGCGACGTTGCTCATCAATTC is a window encoding:
- a CDS encoding ribonucleoside-diphosphate reductase subunit alpha, whose amino-acid sequence is MYVIKRDGRKELVMFDKITARIKKLCYGLSEHVDPVKISMKVIEGLYDGVTTSELDNLAAEQAASMTVQHPDYAQLASRIAVSNLHKSTDKSFSKVMTDLYNYVDPKTDEPAPLLADDVYEIIQENAAQLDSHIIYDRDFGYDFFGFKTLERSYLLKMDGKVAERPQHMLMRVSVGIHKGDIESAIKTYDLMSERWFTHATPTLFNSGTPKPQMSSCFLLSMQGDSIDGIYDTLKQCAQISQSAGGIGLSIHDIRATGSYIKGTNGTSNGIVPMLRVFNDTARYVDQGGGKRKGSFAIYLEPWHADVMDFLDLRKNHGKEEQRARDLFYALWIPDLFMQRVKENGEWTLMCPNECPGLGDTWGPEFEKLYNKYEKEGRGRKTMKAQDLWFKILESQIETGTPYMLYKDAANGKSNQQNLGTIKSSNLCTEIIEYTAPDEVAVCNLASLALPKFVSDGKFDHQRLFDVTYQATINLNRIIDNNFYPVEEARNSNMRHRPIGLGVQGLADAFILMRFPFDSDQARALNREIFETIYYASLTASKDLAIEEGPYESIKGSPVSKGEFQYDMWGVTPTDRWEWDVLKEEVKKHGVRNSLLLAPMPTASTAQILGNNEAFEPYTSNIYTRRTLSGEFVVVNKHLLRDLVNLGVWSDNLKNKLIAANGSVQNIDEIPENLKVLYRTAWELSQKAIIEMAADRGAYIDQSQSLNIFMENANFAKLTSMHFYGWEKGLKTGMYYLRTKAARDAIKFTVDKAQLEQPEEVKAHQDGKMSTEEYAKWLAEQRSKVEEGDDCEMCSG
- the tilS gene encoding tRNA lysidine(34) synthetase TilS, yielding MKEGLLQWLKNQVPEWSSKKYLIAVSGGRDSICLAHLFQEMNLNIELAHVNFGLRKEESDEDEVFVTQWAKQRQIPIHIQSFDTKGFAQERGISTQMAARELRYSWFYSLLEQHELDYLVVGTHQGDEAETILLNQFRGTGLHGLHGIASVRHKTLRPLLALSRQEINQYVEKNKISYREDSSNQSTDYQRNAIRLKVIPEIKKIYPQAEKTLTENAQRIRQAEAIYQQEIERQRQNLVENEEAQTRIEIQGLRRLPAQALYLYEFISDMGFNHDDCQAIAETLHGQSGKQFFSPTHRLVRDREYLLVEPKSESRVEEVSISDLDTKIDQPIYLSISRETSTPDPIPTSTRQAWLDLDQLKFPLTLRKWQPGDTFQPLGMKGQKKKISDFLTDLKLSLPEKENTFVLLSGGNVVWVVGHRISHRYRLTKATKTIYLVEWHER
- a CDS encoding DUF3109 family protein, which gives rise to MYEIGKTLVSEDVFAKKFVCDLAACKGACCVEGDGGAPLTDEEAKKIEDDLPQIKPYLRSEGLEAIEKDGVWYEDSTDGEKLTTLINGGECAFVAFDDDGTAKCGIEQAWKEGKTDFKKPVSCHMYPVRIQEYRNFTAVNYHQWDICKAACDCGEKLQVPVYRFLKESLIRKFGEEWYQEMERVDELRNQ
- a CDS encoding ABC transporter permease — encoded protein: MKITFIKEGLRFALQALRANLLRTLLSLLGVTIGVFAIVFVMTLVSSLEKGIQGSIESLGDNVIFVQKWPWTFGQNYPWWKYINRPVVQPDELEYINRKSKMAQATCYMASARANATYRGNAFEDVDLVAASHDYDRVKELKLAAGRYFTYSESKSGKPLCIIGVDVAGVLYGNPNAVGKTIEVNKRSMQVIGVLEREGESFLGNSSDQQIFVPLNYARSFLDIRSEQTNPMILVKAKPKVANQELIDELTGIMRAVRRQKPKQDDNFALNQTSMLTNTFSSVFDVINIAGIIIGLFSVLVGGFSIANIMFVSVKERTNIIGIQKALGARQSFILFQFLTESVVLCLLGGTIGILIVGGLALLMNAFADFSLVLTLGNLVFGVSVSVGIGLVSGILPALAAARMDPVEAIRSN
- a CDS encoding T9SS type A sorting domain-containing protein → MKKIATSLLAILAFGSISMAQDSIPRFPLIEVFTSSTCGPCKGGNENLNQIIANNAAYKGKFAIVKYQMSWPGSGDPYYTSEAGSRRGLYGVTGVPNLQINGDYDLFPPQMGTTELDQELQRYSYLQITPHLTWKDNRKTLDYNVELKALSDIAGPVHKLYVMITEKITYNNKKSNGETEFEAVLKKMMPSGGEFVLGDLPKDTTINFTGSFSFQGNYRLPGSANDPIDHQTEHSVEDFDNLEVVVFVQHLGTKEVLNAAYGYDPNDKTDPHHPDHQADTTNNGGGNGGSGNEVGINQLEQYGVNFALYPNPVEGQLFLQAAGDAQNVNLELFDLNGQVVYQENLGEISNGQTTTIGLESVQSGMYLVRITGDNLLWQDRVVVH
- a CDS encoding ribonucleotide-diphosphate reductase subunit beta; its protein translation is MEKLETKIKEVLPEDINEVKTQKELEKNEPILRENPNRFVLFPIEHDDIWQLYKKSEASFWTAEEIDLHQDIIDWADKLNENERYFIKHVLAFFAASDGIVNENLAENFVAEVQYTEAKFFYGFQIAVENIHSETYSLLIDTYIKDSEEKNRLFNAIETMDCVKKKADWALNWIDNGTFAQRLIAFAAVEGIFFSGSFCSIFWLKKRGLMPGLSFSNELISRDEGMHCDFACLLYNNHLVNKLPKSEVETIIRDAVEIEKEFITEALPVSLIGMNAKLMAQYIEFVADRLLAELGNDKIYNVENPFDFMEMISLQGKTNFFEKRVGEYQKAGVASQDKAGQSFDLDADF